CATCGGCATCGAGGACTTCCAGGACATCAAGGAAGGCGACGTCATCGAGGGCTATCGCATCGAGCAGGTCGCCCGTAAGGAATAGACATGAAACAGACACCCACATCGCGTCGTGTCAACGAGGAACTGCGCGAGAAGATCGCCAACGTGCTGCTGTTCCAGATCGCCGACCCGCGTCTCGAGCTCGTGACGGTCACCGACGTCGAGGTCTCCAAGGACCGCGAAGTCGCCAACGTCTACGTGAGCGCCGATGCGAGCCGCTATGACGAGGTCATGGAGGGGCTCGAAGCCGCCAAGGGCCGCATACGCTCGCTTGTCGGCAAGAGCCTCGGTTGGCGCGTCACGCCCGAGTTGCGCTTCTTCATCGACCCGTCGGTCGACGCTGCCGAGCGCATCGCGTCGCTGTTTTCCGACGAGGGCTAGCGCAGCGCAATCATCGTTTGCGATTACGCACCAAGACCAAAAGGACGATCAATGGCGAAGCTCGATTACACGAATGGCATTGAGCTGCTTGACGGGGCGCGAAGCGTTGCCGTCTGCGGCCATGTCAACCCGGATGGCGATTGCCTCGGCAGCGCGCTTGCCCTCACGCTGGGTCTGCGCAGTCTCGGTTACGAGGTGACGCCGCTGCTCGCGACGCGCGAGCAGCCCAAGCTCTACGACTTTCTCGCAAGCTACGGGGATTTCATGCCCGCTTGCGAGTACCATGCGCGCCCAGACGTCTTTATTCTCGTTGACGTGCCGAGCGCCGCGCGTGCCGGCGATGGCGAGCACGTCTTCAAACGCGCGAAGAAGACGCTTGTCATCGACCATCACCAGGGCGATGCATCCTTTGCCGATGTCGGCTATGTCGACAGCACGGCTGCGGCTGCGGGCATGCTCGTCTGGGATTTTCTCGAACAGGCCGGCGCCGAGATGACGCCGGATATCGCGACCTGTTGCTATACCGCGCTCGTGACCGACACGGGCAGGTTCCAGTTTCAGAATGCCGACTCGCGTGCGCTCATGGCGGCGGCCGACATGGCGGCTGCCGGCGCGCTTCCCTCCGAAGTCGCACGCTACGTCTATCAGCGTCGCAGTTGGGCGGCCTTGCAGCTCGAGGCTCTCGTCGTGCGCCGTCTCGAGCTGCTCTTCGACGGTAAGCTCGCCCTGTCGTGGGCTTGCGAGGCCGACTTCGAGGAACTCGGTGCGAGCAAGGAGGACGGCGATTCGCTCATCGACGCGATACGCCAGCTCGATGGCGTCGAGATCGCCGTCATGCTGCGTGAGCAGGGTCCCATCGTGCGCGGCTCGATTCGCTCCAAGACCGATCGCGATGTCGCTGCCATCGCCGCCCAGATGAACGGTGGCGGTCACAAGGCGGCAGCCGGCTTCACCATTCACGGCAAGCTGCCCGAAGCGCGTGCCATCGTCGAGGGCCTCGTCGCGGAGTCCTTTGCCGAGCAACCGAAGGCCTCGATGACGACGGATGCCGAGGTAACCGCCACGACGGCATTTACGAGGATTCGCGAGGACATGCTATGAGCCGTAGGCGTGGTGCCAGCGGACTGTGCGGCGTGCTCGCGCTCGACAAGCCCTATGGGATGACATCGCACGATGTGGTCAATCGCGTACGCCAGATTACGGGTGAGCGGCGTGTGGGCCATGCCGGCACGCTCGATCCGGCCGCGACGGGTCTCATGCTTGTGGGAGTGGGCGCAGCCACGCGCCTGTCCGAGTACCTCACCGGACACGACAAGGGCTACGATGCCCGCATCGTCTTTGGCATCGCCACCGATACGGACGATGCCCAGGGACGCACGCTCGCGAGCGCGTCTGACGGGGAGCTTGCGGATATCATGCGGTCAGTGGATGCCCAAGCCATTCTCGACGAGTTCACGGGCGAGCTCGAGCAGCTTCCGCCTGCGTATTCGGCCATCAAGAAGAACGGCGTTGTCGCCTACAAGGCGGCGCGTGAGGGCACGTGCCTCGAGCTTGAGGCACGCCACGTCACCGTGTACGGGGCGCAGCTTGTGGGCGCGGGCGTGTGCGAGGCGGAGCTCATCTGCGCCGATGGCGATACATCGGTGCGCGAGTTGCCCTTCTGGGACGTCCATTTCGACGTGAGCAAGGGTACGTACATCCGTGCTCTTGCGCGTGATATCGGTGCCTATCTCGGATGCGGCGCCCATTTGGGCTCGCTTCGCCGTACGTCGGTTGCCACGATGGGCATTGACGAGGCCTGCTCCATCGACGAGCTCGCGAACCGTGCCGAGGCAGGCGGCGTGCTGCCGTGGTGCGACCCGGCTCGACTCTTGGGATTTCCCGTCATCGAGCTCGGCGAACAGCAGGCGCAATGCGTGGCAAACGGTCGCGAGCTTACCGATATCTCCGCAGGCGAGGGCATGGTCTCGTGCATTCGCGACAACAAGCTGCTCGCTGTCTACAACTTCGTCGCCGGGGCATGCCGTCCCGCGACGGTCATTCCCGGGGGTGTCATCGGCGTTGGCTAAGGCGGGGACCATCACACGGTGCGATTCAGCGGCGTTTCGTGCGGGCGAGATCTCTCCGCTCGGTCGAGATGACAATGGGACCGTTCTCGTCATTGGCGTTTTCGATGGCATGCACATCGGCCATCGGGCGATTTTCGCTCAAGCGCGCGAAAGAGCCCGCGAGCTTGGCCTGCCCCTTGTCGCCGTAACCTTCGATCGCGATCCCGACGAGATATTCCGTGCCGATGATCCCACGTTTGGCAAGCTGCTCTCGAACGACGAACGTCTTGCGGTGATTGCCGAGCAGGCCGAGGGCGGGGTGCTGAACCTCGTCACGAGCCCGGAGCTGTTCTCGATGCCACCCTCGGAGTTCCTCGACTTTCTCGGGAGTGCCACGAATCCGCGCGCTATCTTTACCGGTTCGGATTTCCGCTTTGGCGCCCACGCCAGCGGCACGGTCGAGGACCTGGGGCGTTGGTCGCTCGACCACGGATGCGAATCCGTCTCCTGCGAGCTCATCGAGGAGGACGGCGAGGTCATCTCGTCGACACGCATACGCGCGGAATTGCGCGAGGGCGCGGTTGCGCAGGCAAAGCGATTGCTTGCCGGCAGACCGCACAGCATTGTGGGCACCATCGTGCACGGTCGTGGCGCAGGTGATGGCTTCGGCTTCGCAACGGCCAACCTCGACCTCGCGAATTGCGAGACCATGCTGCCGCGCGAAGGCGTCTACGGCGCGTACGGCATTGTCGATGGTGCACGCTACGCGGCTGCCGTCAACGTCGGCGTTGCCAGGAGCTTTGCCGAGGCGACGGCCCCGGTCGAGGCCCATCTGCTCGACTTTGACGGCGACCTCTACGGCAAGGACATTCGCATCGAGTTCGAAGAGTGGCTGCGTGGACCGCGCGTGTTCGAGA
This window of the Coriobacteriaceae bacterium genome carries:
- the rbfA gene encoding 30S ribosome-binding factor RbfA, producing the protein MKQTPTSRRVNEELREKIANVLLFQIADPRLELVTVTDVEVSKDREVANVYVSADASRYDEVMEGLEAAKGRIRSLVGKSLGWRVTPELRFFIDPSVDAAERIASLFSDEG
- a CDS encoding riboflavin biosynthesis protein RibF, translated to MAKAGTITRCDSAAFRAGEISPLGRDDNGTVLVIGVFDGMHIGHRAIFAQARERARELGLPLVAVTFDRDPDEIFRADDPTFGKLLSNDERLAVIAEQAEGGVLNLVTSPELFSMPPSEFLDFLGSATNPRAIFTGSDFRFGAHASGTVEDLGRWSLDHGCESVSCELIEEDGEVISSTRIRAELREGAVAQAKRLLAGRPHSIVGTIVHGRGAGDGFGFATANLDLANCETMLPREGVYGAYGIVDGARYAAAVNVGVARSFAEATAPVEAHLLDFDGDLYGKDIRIEFEEWLRGPRVFETKDELIETVMGNIEWVREHLGGK
- a CDS encoding bifunctional oligoribonuclease/PAP phosphatase NrnA; the encoded protein is MAKLDYTNGIELLDGARSVAVCGHVNPDGDCLGSALALTLGLRSLGYEVTPLLATREQPKLYDFLASYGDFMPACEYHARPDVFILVDVPSAARAGDGEHVFKRAKKTLVIDHHQGDASFADVGYVDSTAAAAGMLVWDFLEQAGAEMTPDIATCCYTALVTDTGRFQFQNADSRALMAAADMAAAGALPSEVARYVYQRRSWAALQLEALVVRRLELLFDGKLALSWACEADFEELGASKEDGDSLIDAIRQLDGVEIAVMLREQGPIVRGSIRSKTDRDVAAIAAQMNGGGHKAAAGFTIHGKLPEARAIVEGLVAESFAEQPKASMTTDAEVTATTAFTRIREDML
- the truB gene encoding tRNA pseudouridine(55) synthase TruB, with translation MSRRRGASGLCGVLALDKPYGMTSHDVVNRVRQITGERRVGHAGTLDPAATGLMLVGVGAATRLSEYLTGHDKGYDARIVFGIATDTDDAQGRTLASASDGELADIMRSVDAQAILDEFTGELEQLPPAYSAIKKNGVVAYKAAREGTCLELEARHVTVYGAQLVGAGVCEAELICADGDTSVRELPFWDVHFDVSKGTYIRALARDIGAYLGCGAHLGSLRRTSVATMGIDEACSIDELANRAEAGGVLPWCDPARLLGFPVIELGEQQAQCVANGRELTDISAGEGMVSCIRDNKLLAVYNFVAGACRPATVIPGGVIGVG